AACCCTAGACGATATCTATGCCGCTAATCTGAGCCAATGTTATATTGACTTACTCGCCAAGTTCCAGGTACGGGCTAACCTGGTTGTACCAATTGTCCACAGTACCAAATCCCTACCTATCCCACCGTCCCAAGCCGATGTCCAAACCCCCAGCCAAAGCCCAACCCGCTTGTGGGGACTACTGATTGCCCATCACTGTAGCCAACCCCGGAACTGGCAATCCTTTGAGATTGACTTACTCGACGGGTTAGCCTCTCAGGTGGCTATTGCCATTCAACAAAGTCAACTCTACGAACAGGCAAAATCTCTGTTCTGGCGAGAGCGAGTCCTCAATCAAGTGACTCAAGCCATCCGGCGTTCATTGGACGTAACCACGGTTTTTGAGACAGCCGTCCAAGAGATTGGCGAACTCTTACCCGTGGATCGGGCGGAAATTGTCCAATATGTGCCAGAACGCCAGTGTTGGTTATCGGTGGCAGACTATCGCCGCTCTCTAGAGGATAGCAGTACGCTGGGACAGGAAATTCCTGATCAAAATCATCCTTTGGCTGAACGACTCAAGCGATTAGAAATTATTCGCATCGAGGATACAAGTGCATTTAACCAAGGTTTAGCTCAAGACTTTCCAGGAGCTTGGTTATGGGTTCCTTTACACTTTAATTCTCAGATATTAGGGAGTTTAACCTTAGGCAAAACCAATCATCCCGACTCCTGGCAAGACTCAGAGGTAGAATTAATCGTCGCCATTGCCGACCAAGTTGCGATCGCGATCGGTCAAAGTCAACTGTACCATCAGGCTCAGTATCACCTCAAACGAGAACAAGCGATCAATCACCTAACTCATGCGATTCGTTGCTCCCTTGACTTAGACACGATTTTTTCCACCGCCACCCAGGAAATTGAGAACCTTTTATATGTTGATCGCGCTCAAATTATCCAGTATCTTCCCGAACGCCAACTCTGGGTGAATGTCGCCGAGTCCTGTCGGGGTGACTGTTTGCCCAAAGCCTTGGGTGTAGAAATTCCTGATGCTAATAATCCCCTGGCTGAACGAATCAAACGCTTAGAAGTAGTGCGGATTAATGATACCCGCTGTTTTGTAGATGAAACCAATACAGCCGTCGCGCAACAGTTTCCGGGGGCGTGGTTGTTGGTTCCTCTGCACTGTGGTAACTCAGTTTGGGGCGCTCTAGGGCTGATGATGGATAATCGAGCCTACAATTGGCAAGACGCCGAGGTGGAGTTGATTTGTACCATCGCCGATCAATTAGCGATCGCACTCCAACAAGCGGAACTCTACGAACAAAGTCGCCAAGCGGAAGCCAAAGCATTAACCCACGCCCAACAGCTTGAGCAAACTGTCGCCAAACTCCAGAAAACCCAAGCGCAGTTGGTGCAAAGTGAAAAAATGTCCAGTTTAGGGCAGTTAGTCGCGGGAGTTGCCCATGAAATCAATAATCCAGTTAACTTTATTTATGGTAATTTAGTCCATGCCAATGACTATGCTACTGATCTTTTAGGGTTAATCGAACTCTATCAACAGCAATATCCCCAGATCACACCCGAAATCCAGTCCGAAATGGACGCGATCGATCTGGAATTTTTGATAGAAGACTTGCCTAAACTTCTGGATTCGATGAAAGTCGGAGCCGAGCGGATTTGTGAAATTGTCTACTCCCTGCGGAATTTTTCTCGTATCGCTGAAGCGGAAATGAAAGCCGTAGATATTCATGAGGGTATTAATAGCACCCTGATGATTCTGCGAAATCGACTCAAAGCACGAGGCGAGAATCCGGGTATTCAAGTGATTAAAGAGTATGGTGATCTGCCGAAGGTTGAATGTTACGCCGGACAGATTAACCAAGTGTTTATGAATTTGTTAGTCAATGCCATTGATGCCATTGATGAGCAAAACACAAAGCGGTCATTAGACGAACTTAAAGCCAACCCTAGCACAATTCGAGTGCAAACTGAAATTGTAGATAACCAAGAGGTCGCGATCCGAATTATTGATAATGGTCCCGGAATGACGGCGGAAGTTCAGCAACAACTATTTCATCCCTTCTTTACGACTAAACCGGTGGGGACAGGGACAGGTTTAGGATTATCAATTAGCTATCAAATCGTTGTTGAAAAACATGGGGGTCAGCTTTTCTGTCACAGTAATTTAGGACAGGGAACCGAGTTTGTTCTCCAAATTCCAGTGCGTCAACATCTTTCGGGAAATAAGTGAAAGAAACCTGTTGGTTTAGAGAATAGCTAGCTTGTCGGGTCGATTAGTCATGAGATAGTCTGGGAGCATTCCGTTTTGGACAAAGCATTACCCAAAGTAACGCAATTTCAAGGGTTTCAGCCCTATTCAAAGAGCAAACGTGCCAAATTGGGATGCTCCCGATAGTCTGGCGTTGCGACTTCTAGTTTAGTACAAAGGAGCGATTGCGTCTTCCCAGTTTGTTGTCTCAATCGAAGAATAGATCACCATGGGATCAAATAAGTTTGCTTTTTATACACATTCTGTTCACTTTGTCAATGCGTAAGTTCTAAATTAAACTGGCGATACAATCAAACTAAACACCTTTTCGCTCAATCGCTACTATCATGACATCCACGCCAGCTCAAGGTAAAAATCTGCAAGCCCAAGTAGACAGTCTTCTGCAATTACTACATCAAGAGCCATCATTACGCGCATCCCAGGATATCACATCTGTGCAAGCCTCTCTACAAAAAGCCATTTCTCCCATATTTGAGATTGTCTTTGCGGGTGCATTTAGTGCGGGTAAATCGATGCTAATTAATGCACTATTAGAACGGGAACTACTTTATAGTGCCGAGGGACACGCCACAGGTACAGAATGTTATATCGCCTATGCGGATACAGATCAAGAACGAGTGGTGCTGACATTTTTGAGTGAAGCAGAGATTCGGGAACAGGGGGTAGCCCTATGTCAGAAATTGGGATTATCCGCCGCCGCAAAAGCCGCCGCTCATATTCATCAACCGGGTGAAATTAACACTTTACGCCAAGGATGTCAAGAGATTATTCAGCAGGAAGGCGGAGAAAGTAAATCAGAACGCGCCAAACAAGCAAAGGCATTGGACTTGCTAATGGCAGGGTTTTTAGCAAACCGCGATCGCGTCCATTCTACCAGCCATGCGACGTATTCGATGGAACAGTTTGATTTTTCTAATCTCCAAGAAGCAGCAGGTTATGCGCGTCGGGGAAGTAATAGTGCGGTTCTCAAGCGGATTGAATATTATTGCCATCATCCCTTATTACAGGATGGTAATGTTTTAATTGATATGCCAGGAATTGATGCACCAGTTAAACAAGATGCCCAGTTAACCTATACCAAGATAGAAAATCCTGAAACCTCCGCCGTGGTTTGTGTGTTGAAACCCGCCTTAGCTGGGGATATGACAACGGAGGAAACGCAACTCCTGGAAACGATTCGTAGTAATCCAGGAATTCGCGATCGCGTCTTTTATATTTTCAATCGTATTGATGAAACCTGGTATAACAGCCAGTTGCGACAGCGACTCGATGATTTAATTCGTCGCCAATTCTGGGATACACCCAAGGTTCATAAAACCAGCGGATTACTGGGATTTTATGGCAGTCAAATTAAGCATACCACAGAACGCGATCGCTTTGGCTTAGATTCTATTTTAGCCCAGGCGGTCAGAGGGATAGGTAGTCAAAATGAAACGCCACAATTCGTGAATGAATTTAATCGGTATTGTGGTTCGGGTAAATTTGTGGGGAGTGAGTTTAAACCCTCTGTCCGCGGGTATGAAACCCCCGAAGAAAACTATGTGCGAATTCTTAGAGAATGGGGACTACCACTCCTGGATAAACTGATTCAAGATAGTGGAATTGAAGAGTTTCGCACATCCATTACTCGCTATCTTACCGAGGAAAAGCGTCCGCAGTTATTTGCCAATCTAGCTGATGACTTACAACCCCTATGCATTAATCTCAAGAAACATTATCTGGGGATTCAGCGAGATTTAGATAGTCAACCTCACGAAATAGAGGCGATGAAAGCCCAGGAGTTAGAACGGCTGAATCAAGAATTACAACAAGTGGGAAGGGAGTTTTGTATTCACATCGCTGAAGAAGTAAATCAGGCGGTAACCAATAGCTGTGATGCCTTTGAGATAGAATTTCGCCAACTTCAAACTCAAATGATTCAACGCCTTGATGAATTACTCAATACATTCTCCGTCGCCCAAGCCTATAGTCGCGCCACTCGCAGTCATCCTCGCAATGCAACCGCCCCCTTAATTGCGGTTTTAGTCGAGGCGCTTTATGATTTGGCGAATCAGTTAGAAGATGTTTTAGTCAAAGCCTCTCAAAAGGTAGCCTCTCACTTTTTTGCTTATCTGATGGAACAAGTCCGCCGCAGTGATTATTACAGTCAACTCTATCGATTATTGGGCAATGATGGCGGAATTGATCAACAGTTAAAGGTAGTGGAAAAGCAAGTGTGTCAGGCGTTAGCCAGTGAAGCGCGAACCGAGTGTGACAGATATGTGCGAGAGAGTCCCCGTTTTTATGATGAAGGGACATTTTCAATTTATCAATTCCGGGAAACCTTACAGCAAACCTCTCAAGGGTATGATGCTGAAAGTATGATTGAAGCCGAACCCGCGATTCGACAGTTATTGAAATTAGATTTTGAACCCAAAGTCTCAAAATCTATTCGCCGCAATTTCCGCCAAACGGTTAATCAAACTCTAAAAACAATGTTATTACCAATGACCGATGAACAAGCGGATCGTATTTTACAGCAGTATCCCAATGCTCGTGCGTATTTAGAGCAAACCTTGGAAAAAGAAGCGGAGGATAAGATTCAACAGAATCAGCGAATGCAAGAGGAAGTTGAGCAAAAGATTGAGGTTTATAATCAAGCGGTTGCTGGGATTAATCGATGTTTACAGGCGATGAAATTAGACAGGCATCATCAACTACCGATGATTGAGGAGTCAGATTTAAGTGTAGTGCCAATTTCCGATGACGTGGATAACTTAGCTGAAAATACAGTAGTCTCAGCAGATTCCGATCTACAATAAAACAAAAATAACTTTGCTTAAAAGTAGAGAACTGGCTATGACCGATCAATGAAAATCAATCAGAAAACCAATAAACAAAACACCGCAACTTTCCATATCTTTTAGGGACGCAAGGCTTGCGCCCGCAAAACCCATGAACAGCGGCTAAGCAAAATTTAATTGGTATTTGACATGGACGATGATTTCAAGCTATTGAATCTTAATAATGAAGATGTTTTGTCTTTTGGTGATGATTCATTATTTAAATTTGGTTATTTTAAGGACAAGCTAAAAAATGAAATACAAACTAGAGCAACAAATCAAAACATAATAAATACTCTAAAAAATCAGTTGAAAGCCTGGAGTATAAATCCCTTTAAATTCCAGGGATGTCAGGCAAATGGTATAACTATAAAACTTTTATTGCCCAGTGATGCAAAAGAATGTGAAATTTTAAGATTGGGCTATCAAAGATGGCAAAAAGGAAAACTTCTGGTTGAAGTAGATTTAAACTATAGTGCTGTTTCTGATGAACCTAACAATCAACCACAATGGGAAATTCAGGAAATTAACTTCTATTTTCAGCCTGATGAACCTGAAATTCCTCAGCCAGAATCACCGCTTGATGATCTGCGTCAGAGGATCAACCAAGAAAATCAACCAGAAAACCAATAAAAAACGCCGCGAATTCCCATTCCTTGTAGGGGCGCAAGGCTTGCGCCCGAAATCCCCACCATGTTATCTTTGTAGGGTGGGTTGAGGAACGAAACCCAACTTTTCTGTTTAGCGTTGGGTAACGCTTACGCTCTACCGAAACGACAATCAATAAGGAATTCCAATAGTTTGGATTTAAAGCTTATTAAATGAACTGAATTTATTGCCAATTAATTAGCAAAATTGATTACCTAAATAAAATCAAGGATGAGCAATAAAAATAAATTTAAACCCTTACAGCAAGATGAAATAGTGTCTTTGCATGAAGATTCTTTGTCAATTCTAATTTCACATCCTACGTTTAAAGTAATTGAATTATTAAGAGCAACAATTAATTTGATTTTAAGTTATGATAATGTCCTTAATGATTCAGTCAAGAAAAAAAAACGAGATCAAAAAGAAGTAA
The window above is part of the Coleofasciculus chthonoplastes PCC 7420 genome. Proteins encoded here:
- a CDS encoding GAF domain-containing protein, translating into MNIAKKNYQPGKLTWTGSSPDQLKWMRILYETLPCIYFTLNFDGVILDVSQFGAAYLGYDFWELVQKPIHRLFDPESQCRYQALLTHLSQNPTEIHRWETRLIAKDGRMIWLKAKTRLLPITASNSVISLVCEEMTEAKSPASLPTPDRNHDEAVLITNDNGDFTYICPNITSIFGYSLSEVRALGNITHLLGNLPWNWQALAVAGNVRNVEVEITDKTGKPRTVLVNVKPVSIQGGTILYRLRDSTNRQFVADISQPKADRLTPSIPDPTPEQLSENPYTQDILQESEARFRTMADNAPVLLWMSGTDGLCTFFNQGWLRFTGRTLEQELGNGWAEGVHSDDLSSCLETYQQAFNARQAFCMEYRLRRADQEYRWILDTGTPRFTPSGQFLGYIGSCIDITDRKQTETAVQQQYLRERLIGAIAQRIHYSLDLDEILNTTVAEVRQILACDRVLVFRLYGDGSGVVEVESVDVNWKPISGTVINDRYFAEDYIHLYQKGRVQSVEDIYNAGLTDCHIELLAQFQVRANLVIPIVHEERLWGLLVAQQCQTPRKWQPWEIELLQNLSTHTAVAIQQSELYQQAQTEIHQRQQAEATLRQQVQREQLIGAITQRIRQSLNLEDILERTVAEVRQVLQTDRVIILRFNPDWSGEVVVESVDPRWCSILGNRIYDPCFEKTYLSLYQQGRVRTLDDIYAANLSQCYIDLLAKFQVRANLVVPIVHSTKSLPIPPSQADVQTPSQSPTRLWGLLIAHHCSQPRNWQSFEIDLLDGLASQVAIAIQQSQLYEQAKSLFWRERVLNQVTQAIRRSLDVTTVFETAVQEIGELLPVDRAEIVQYVPERQCWLSVADYRRSLEDSSTLGQEIPDQNHPLAERLKRLEIIRIEDTSAFNQGLAQDFPGAWLWVPLHFNSQILGSLTLGKTNHPDSWQDSEVELIVAIADQVAIAIGQSQLYHQAQYHLKREQAINHLTHAIRCSLDLDTIFSTATQEIENLLYVDRAQIIQYLPERQLWVNVAESCRGDCLPKALGVEIPDANNPLAERIKRLEVVRINDTRCFVDETNTAVAQQFPGAWLLVPLHCGNSVWGALGLMMDNRAYNWQDAEVELICTIADQLAIALQQAELYEQSRQAEAKALTHAQQLEQTVAKLQKTQAQLVQSEKMSSLGQLVAGVAHEINNPVNFIYGNLVHANDYATDLLGLIELYQQQYPQITPEIQSEMDAIDLEFLIEDLPKLLDSMKVGAERICEIVYSLRNFSRIAEAEMKAVDIHEGINSTLMILRNRLKARGENPGIQVIKEYGDLPKVECYAGQINQVFMNLLVNAIDAIDEQNTKRSLDELKANPSTIRVQTEIVDNQEVAIRIIDNGPGMTAEVQQQLFHPFFTTKPVGTGTGLGLSISYQIVVEKHGGQLFCHSNLGQGTEFVLQIPVRQHLSGNK
- a CDS encoding dynamin-like GTPase family protein: MTSTPAQGKNLQAQVDSLLQLLHQEPSLRASQDITSVQASLQKAISPIFEIVFAGAFSAGKSMLINALLERELLYSAEGHATGTECYIAYADTDQERVVLTFLSEAEIREQGVALCQKLGLSAAAKAAAHIHQPGEINTLRQGCQEIIQQEGGESKSERAKQAKALDLLMAGFLANRDRVHSTSHATYSMEQFDFSNLQEAAGYARRGSNSAVLKRIEYYCHHPLLQDGNVLIDMPGIDAPVKQDAQLTYTKIENPETSAVVCVLKPALAGDMTTEETQLLETIRSNPGIRDRVFYIFNRIDETWYNSQLRQRLDDLIRRQFWDTPKVHKTSGLLGFYGSQIKHTTERDRFGLDSILAQAVRGIGSQNETPQFVNEFNRYCGSGKFVGSEFKPSVRGYETPEENYVRILREWGLPLLDKLIQDSGIEEFRTSITRYLTEEKRPQLFANLADDLQPLCINLKKHYLGIQRDLDSQPHEIEAMKAQELERLNQELQQVGREFCIHIAEEVNQAVTNSCDAFEIEFRQLQTQMIQRLDELLNTFSVAQAYSRATRSHPRNATAPLIAVLVEALYDLANQLEDVLVKASQKVASHFFAYLMEQVRRSDYYSQLYRLLGNDGGIDQQLKVVEKQVCQALASEARTECDRYVRESPRFYDEGTFSIYQFRETLQQTSQGYDAESMIEAEPAIRQLLKLDFEPKVSKSIRRNFRQTVNQTLKTMLLPMTDEQADRILQQYPNARAYLEQTLEKEAEDKIQQNQRMQEEVEQKIEVYNQAVAGINRCLQAMKLDRHHQLPMIEESDLSVVPISDDVDNLAENTVVSADSDLQ
- a CDS encoding KGK domain-containing protein; protein product: MDDDFKLLNLNNEDVLSFGDDSLFKFGYFKDKLKNEIQTRATNQNIINTLKNQLKAWSINPFKFQGCQANGITIKLLLPSDAKECEILRLGYQRWQKGKLLVEVDLNYSAVSDEPNNQPQWEIQEINFYFQPDEPEIPQPESPLDDLRQRINQENQPENQ